A genome region from Chengkuizengella sp. SCS-71B includes the following:
- the rplB gene encoding 50S ribosomal protein L2, translating into MPIKKYKPTSPARRGMSVSTFEEITTLEPEKSLLAPLSKKAGRNNQGKITTRHHGGGHKRKYRIIDFKRLKDGIPGRVATIEYDPNRSANIALIHYLDGEKRYILAPKGLTVGTEIVSGPDADIKVGNTLPLENIPVGTVIHNIELQPGKGGQLVRAAGTEAQLLGKEEQYVIIRLTSGEVRKILKACRATIGTVGNEDHELVNIGKAGRTRWLGKRPTVRGSVMNPNDHPHGGGEGKSPIGRKSPMSPWGKPTLGYKTRDKNKASDKYIVRRRKQK; encoded by the coding sequence ATGCCGATTAAAAAATATAAACCGACGAGTCCAGCTCGACGTGGGATGTCCGTTTCTACATTTGAAGAGATTACAACATTAGAACCGGAAAAATCCTTACTTGCTCCTTTGAGCAAAAAAGCTGGTCGTAACAATCAAGGAAAAATCACTACTCGACATCATGGTGGTGGACATAAGAGAAAATACCGTATCATTGACTTTAAACGTTTGAAAGACGGAATACCAGGACGCGTTGCTACAATTGAATACGATCCAAATCGTTCTGCTAATATTGCGCTTATTCATTACTTAGATGGTGAGAAACGTTACATTTTAGCACCTAAAGGTTTAACTGTAGGTACTGAAATTGTGTCTGGTCCTGATGCAGATATTAAAGTTGGAAATACGCTTCCACTTGAAAATATACCTGTAGGTACAGTGATTCACAACATCGAGTTGCAACCAGGTAAAGGTGGACAACTAGTTCGTGCTGCTGGAACAGAAGCTCAATTGTTAGGTAAAGAAGAACAATACGTGATTATTCGCTTAACATCAGGTGAAGTAAGAAAAATTCTTAAAGCTTGCCGTGCTACTATCGGTACTGTTGGTAACGAAGATCATGAACTTGTGAACATTGGTAAAGCGGGTCGTACACGTTGGTTGGGTAAAAGACCTACTGTTCGTGGATCAGTTATGAACCCGAATGACCATCCACACGGTGGTGGTGAAGGTAAATCACCAATCGGACGTAAATCTCCAATGTCACCATGGGGTAAACCAACATTGGGTTACAAAACTCGTGACAAAAACAAAGCTTCAGATAAATATATCGTTCGTAGACGTAAGCAGAAATAA
- the rplW gene encoding 50S ribosomal protein L23, whose protein sequence is MKYAHDIIKRPIVTERSSDMMADNKYVFEVELRANKTEIKQAVEEVFKVKVVKVNTIRMPKKPKTYGRHRGYTSEWKKAIITLSDDSKPLEYFETV, encoded by the coding sequence ATGAAATATGCTCACGATATTATCAAGCGCCCTATCGTTACTGAACGTTCTAGCGATATGATGGCAGACAATAAATACGTTTTTGAAGTAGAATTACGTGCGAATAAAACGGAAATCAAACAGGCTGTTGAGGAAGTATTCAAAGTAAAAGTCGTGAAAGTTAACACGATTAGAATGCCTAAAAAGCCTAAAACTTATGGGCGCCATAGAGGATATACATCCGAATGGAAAAAAGCGATCATCACATTAAGTGATGACAGTAAACCGTTGGAGTATTTTGAAACAGTATAA
- the rplD gene encoding 50S ribosomal protein L4 — MPKVALYDVNGSQVGDVELSDAVFGIEPNKHVLHQAVVMQQASLRQGTHKVKGRSEVRGGGRKPWKQKGTGRARQGTIRAPQWKGGGVVFGPTPRSYATKLPKKVRRLAIKSALSSKVISNEIIVLDQLVLEQPKTKQFASILNKLKVERKALVVGLDTDNNAALSARNIPGIKFIAADGINVLDVLAYDNLIITKEAVEKVEEVLA, encoded by the coding sequence ATGCCAAAGGTTGCCTTATATGATGTGAATGGCTCACAAGTAGGCGATGTAGAATTATCAGATGCAGTGTTTGGGATTGAACCAAACAAGCATGTTCTTCATCAAGCTGTAGTGATGCAACAAGCATCTTTACGTCAAGGAACTCACAAAGTAAAAGGACGTTCTGAAGTTCGTGGTGGCGGACGTAAACCATGGAAACAAAAAGGAACGGGTAGAGCGCGTCAAGGTACGATCAGAGCACCTCAATGGAAAGGTGGCGGTGTTGTATTTGGACCAACACCAAGAAGCTATGCTACTAAATTACCTAAAAAGGTTCGTCGTTTAGCTATTAAATCTGCACTTTCTTCAAAAGTGATTTCTAATGAAATTATCGTATTAGATCAATTAGTATTGGAACAACCAAAAACAAAACAATTCGCTTCTATTTTAAATAAATTAAAAGTTGAACGTAAAGCACTAGTAGTTGGATTGGATACTGATAATAATGCAGCATTATCCGCTCGCAATATTCCAGGTATTAAATTCATTGCTGCTGATGGTATTAATGTTTTGGACGTTCTGGCTTATGATAATTTAATTATTACTAAAGAAGCTGTTGAGAAAGTAGAGGAGGTGCTTGCGTAA
- the rplC gene encoding 50S ribosomal protein L3 has translation MTAKGILGKKLGMTQVFTPEGIVIPVTVVEAGPNVVLQKKDLETDGYEAIQLGFGDKKENNAIKPEKGHAKKANSTPKRYVKEFRGINSSEYEVGQEVKADIFAEGEFVDVTGTSKGKGFQGAIKRHGQRIGPKSHGSHYHRKPGSMGAIVNRVFKGKKLPGHMGSETVTLQNLEVVKVDAEKNILLVKGSIPGAKNSFVRIQASVKK, from the coding sequence ATGACTGCGAAAGGTATCTTAGGTAAGAAATTAGGTATGACTCAAGTTTTCACGCCAGAAGGGATCGTAATTCCTGTAACGGTTGTAGAAGCTGGGCCAAACGTAGTTCTTCAAAAGAAGGATCTTGAAACAGATGGGTACGAAGCGATCCAACTTGGTTTCGGAGATAAAAAAGAAAATAACGCAATTAAACCTGAAAAGGGTCATGCGAAAAAAGCAAACTCAACACCTAAGCGCTACGTGAAAGAATTTCGCGGAATTAATTCAAGCGAATATGAAGTAGGGCAAGAAGTGAAAGCAGACATATTTGCTGAAGGTGAGTTTGTTGATGTTACAGGAACTTCCAAGGGTAAAGGGTTTCAAGGTGCTATAAAAAGACATGGACAACGAATAGGTCCTAAGAGTCACGGATCTCATTATCATCGTAAGCCAGGTTCAATGGGTGCCATTGTAAATCGTGTATTTAAAGGAAAAAAATTACCTGGACATATGGGTTCAGAAACTGTGACATTGCAAAATCTTGAAGTAGTTAAAGTGGATGCTGAAAAGAACATTCTTTTAGTAAAAGGATCAATTCCTGGTGCTAAAAATAGTTTTGTAAGAATTCAGGCATCTGTTAAAAAATAG
- the rpsJ gene encoding 30S ribosomal protein S10 has protein sequence MAKQKIRIRLKAYDHRVLDQSAEKIVETAKRSGASVSGPIPLPTEKQIVTILRAVHKYKDSREQFEMRTHKRLIDIVNPTPQTVDALMRLDLPSGVDIEIKL, from the coding sequence ATGGCAAAGCAAAAGATTAGAATTCGATTAAAGGCGTATGATCATAGAGTGTTAGATCAATCTGCTGAAAAAATTGTTGAAACAGCTAAACGTTCTGGTGCAAGTGTTTCTGGTCCGATACCATTACCGACAGAAAAACAAATTGTAACCATTTTAAGAGCTGTGCACAAATACAAAGATTCAAGAGAACAATTTGAAATGCGTACACATAAACGTCTGATCGATATTGTGAATCCAACGCCGCAAACAGTAGATGCACTTATGCGTCTGGATTTGCCATCCGGTGTGGATATTGAAATAAAATTATAA
- the tuf gene encoding elongation factor Tu, protein MAKAKFERNKPHLNVGTIGHVDHGKTTLTAAITTVLTKTYGGGEAQAFDQIDNAPEERERGITIATSHVEYESENRHYAHVDCPGHADYVKNMITGAAQMDGAILVVSAADGPMPQTREHILLSRQVGVPYIVVFMNKCDMVEDEELLELVEMEIRDLLNEYEFPGDDTPIVQGSALKALEDPDGEYGQKIIELFKIIDEYVPEPERQTDKPFLMPVEDVFSITGRGTVATGRVERGTVTVGEEIEIVGIEEETKKTTVTGVEMFRKLLDSAQAGDNIGALLRGVDRADIVRGQVLAKPGSVNPHTKFTAQVYVLTKEEGGRHKPFFTGYRPQFYFRTTDVTGIIELPEGTEMVMPGDNITVTVELINPIAIEEGTRFAIREGGRTVGAGAVATIEK, encoded by the coding sequence ATGGCTAAAGCTAAATTTGAACGTAATAAACCACATTTAAACGTTGGTACTATCGGTCACGTTGACCATGGTAAAACTACTTTAACAGCAGCGATCACTACTGTATTAACTAAAACTTATGGTGGAGGAGAAGCTCAAGCATTTGATCAAATTGATAATGCTCCTGAGGAAAGAGAACGCGGTATTACAATCGCAACTTCCCACGTTGAGTATGAGTCTGAAAATCGTCACTATGCACATGTAGATTGCCCTGGACATGCTGACTATGTTAAAAACATGATCACTGGAGCAGCACAAATGGATGGAGCGATTCTTGTTGTATCTGCAGCAGACGGTCCAATGCCACAAACTCGTGAGCACATCTTACTTTCACGTCAGGTTGGCGTACCTTACATTGTAGTATTCATGAACAAATGTGATATGGTTGAAGATGAAGAGTTATTAGAATTAGTTGAGATGGAAATTCGTGATCTATTAAACGAATACGAATTCCCTGGTGATGATACTCCAATCGTTCAAGGATCTGCATTAAAAGCTTTAGAAGATCCAGATGGTGAATACGGACAAAAAATCATTGAATTATTTAAAATTATTGATGAGTATGTTCCAGAACCTGAACGTCAAACTGACAAACCTTTCTTAATGCCTGTTGAGGATGTATTCTCAATTACAGGTCGTGGTACAGTTGCTACTGGTCGTGTTGAGCGTGGTACTGTAACTGTAGGTGAAGAAATTGAAATCGTAGGTATCGAAGAAGAAACTAAGAAAACTACGGTTACTGGTGTTGAAATGTTTAGAAAACTTCTTGACTCAGCTCAAGCAGGTGACAACATTGGAGCATTGCTTCGTGGTGTTGATCGTGCTGACATCGTTCGTGGTCAAGTATTAGCTAAACCTGGATCAGTTAATCCACACACAAAGTTTACTGCTCAAGTATATGTATTAACTAAAGAAGAAGGTGGACGTCATAAGCCATTCTTTACTGGATACCGTCCTCAATTCTACTTCCGTACAACTGACGTAACTGGTATCATCGAACTTCCAGAAGGTACAGAAATGGTTATGCCTGGTGACAACATCACTGTAACTGTTGAATTAATCAACCCAATTGCAATCGAAGAAGGTACTCGCTTCGCGATTCGTGAGGGTGGACGTACAGTTGGTGCTGGTGCGGTAGCAACGATCGAAAAATAA
- the fusA gene encoding elongation factor G, with protein MTREFSLKDTRNIGIMAHIDAGKTTTTERILFYTGRTHKIGEVHEGGATMDWMEQEQERGITITSAATTAQWKDHRINIIDTPGHVDFTVEVERSLRVLDGAVGVFCAKGGVEPQSETVWRQADRYKVPRIAYVNKMDIIGADFEGAVAQMRERLQANAVPIQFPIGAEDNFQGFVDLIENVAWYYKDDLGKEIEKSEIPADLADKVEELRTEMIEKISELDEELMMKYLEGEETTVEELKAALRKGVVEVQITPVLCGSSYKNKGVQAVLDAVVDYLPAPIDVPAISGELEDGTEVVRNSSDEEPFSALAFKIMTDPFVGKLTFFRVYSGTLDSGSYVLNTTKGKRERVGRILMMHANSREEVGTVYAGDIAAAVGLKDTTTGDTLSDEKDPVILESMTFPDPVISVAIEPKTKSDQDKMGIALAKLAEEDPTFKTETDEETGQTIIKGMGELHLEIIVDRLMREFKVEANVGKPQVAYRETFKTAAKVEGKFVRQSGGRGQFGHVWVEFTPLEPGEGFVFENKIVGGVVPREYIPAVQNGIEESMQSGVLAGYPLVDVKATLFDGSYHDVDSSEMAFKIAGSMALKGAKGKCDPVILEPLFKVEVTVPEEYMGDIMGDVSSRRGRVEGMDTRAGAQVIRAKVPLSEMFGYSTTLRSKTQGRGTYSMELSHYEEVPKSIAEEITAKNQGS; from the coding sequence ATGACTAGAGAATTCTCCTTAAAAGATACACGTAATATTGGGATCATGGCACATATTGATGCTGGTAAAACCACTACAACAGAACGTATATTGTTTTACACGGGTCGTACTCACAAAATTGGTGAGGTTCACGAAGGTGGAGCAACAATGGACTGGATGGAGCAAGAACAGGAGCGCGGTATTACAATTACCTCTGCTGCTACTACAGCTCAGTGGAAAGATCACCGCATTAACATTATTGATACCCCGGGACACGTTGACTTTACAGTTGAGGTAGAACGTTCCCTCCGTGTATTAGATGGAGCAGTTGGTGTGTTTTGTGCAAAAGGTGGAGTTGAACCACAGTCTGAAACCGTTTGGCGTCAGGCTGACCGTTATAAAGTTCCACGTATTGCATATGTGAACAAAATGGATATTATTGGTGCTGATTTTGAAGGTGCCGTTGCACAAATGCGTGAAAGACTTCAAGCAAATGCAGTACCTATTCAATTCCCAATCGGTGCAGAAGATAATTTCCAAGGCTTTGTAGACCTTATTGAAAATGTAGCTTGGTACTATAAGGATGATTTAGGTAAAGAGATTGAAAAATCAGAAATTCCTGCAGACTTAGCAGATAAAGTAGAAGAGCTTCGTACTGAAATGATTGAAAAAATCTCTGAACTAGATGAAGAATTGATGATGAAATACTTAGAGGGAGAAGAAACCACAGTTGAAGAACTAAAAGCAGCACTTCGTAAAGGTGTTGTAGAGGTTCAAATCACACCAGTACTTTGTGGTTCTTCCTATAAGAACAAAGGTGTTCAAGCAGTTTTAGATGCAGTTGTTGACTATCTGCCTGCTCCTATCGATGTACCTGCTATAAGTGGGGAACTAGAAGACGGAACAGAAGTTGTTAGAAATTCTTCAGATGAAGAGCCTTTCTCTGCACTTGCATTTAAAATTATGACTGACCCATTTGTTGGTAAGTTGACGTTCTTCCGTGTGTATTCAGGAACATTGGATTCAGGTTCATATGTTTTAAATACTACAAAAGGAAAACGTGAAAGAGTTGGCCGTATCTTGATGATGCATGCTAACAGTAGAGAAGAAGTTGGAACTGTTTATGCAGGAGATATTGCTGCGGCAGTTGGTTTGAAGGATACTACAACAGGAGATACATTGAGTGATGAGAAAGATCCAGTGATTTTGGAATCTATGACATTCCCTGATCCAGTTATCTCCGTAGCGATCGAGCCAAAAACGAAATCTGATCAGGATAAAATGGGTATTGCTTTAGCTAAGTTGGCCGAAGAAGATCCTACATTTAAAACTGAAACAGATGAGGAAACGGGTCAAACGATTATTAAAGGGATGGGTGAACTTCACCTTGAAATTATCGTTGATCGCTTAATGCGTGAGTTTAAAGTGGAAGCTAATGTAGGTAAACCACAGGTTGCTTATAGAGAAACGTTTAAAACTGCGGCAAAAGTTGAAGGAAAATTCGTACGTCAATCTGGTGGACGAGGACAATTTGGTCACGTGTGGGTTGAGTTTACTCCACTTGAACCAGGTGAAGGTTTCGTATTTGAAAACAAAATTGTCGGTGGGGTAGTTCCTAGAGAATATATTCCAGCAGTTCAAAACGGTATCGAAGAATCAATGCAAAGTGGTGTTCTAGCTGGTTATCCACTCGTTGATGTAAAAGCTACTTTATTTGATGGCTCATACCATGATGTCGATTCAAGTGAAATGGCATTTAAAATTGCAGGATCTATGGCATTAAAAGGAGCAAAAGGCAAATGTGATCCTGTCATTCTAGAACCACTCTTTAAGGTTGAAGTTACTGTACCTGAAGAATATATGGGTGACATAATGGGTGACGTAAGCTCTCGTCGTGGACGTGTAGAAGGTATGGACACACGCGCTGGAGCACAAGTGATCCGAGCAAAAGTACCTTTATCTGAAATGTTTGGGTATTCCACAACACTTCGTTCTAAAACACAAGGTCGTGGAACTTACTCTATGGAATTATCTCATTACGAAGAAGTGCCTAAGTCTATAGCAGAAGAAATCACTGCTAAAAACCAAGGCTCATAA
- the rpsG gene encoding 30S ribosomal protein S7, with protein sequence MPRKGPVTRRDVLPDPIYSSKLVTRLINRIMIDGKKGVAQSILYNAFDIVKDRTGNDPMEVFEQAIKNIMPVLEVKARRVGGSNYQVPIEVKPERRTALGLRWLVNYSRLRGEKTMEERLAAEIMDASNNTGASVKKREDTHKMAEANKAFAHYRW encoded by the coding sequence ATGCCTCGTAAAGGACCTGTAACTCGTAGAGATGTTTTACCTGATCCGATATATAGCAGTAAGCTTGTTACAAGATTAATCAATAGAATTATGATTGATGGTAAAAAGGGTGTTGCTCAGTCTATTTTATACAATGCATTTGATATTGTTAAAGATCGTACTGGTAACGATCCGATGGAAGTTTTTGAGCAAGCAATCAAAAACATTATGCCAGTTCTTGAAGTTAAAGCTCGTCGTGTTGGTGGATCAAACTATCAAGTACCGATAGAAGTGAAACCTGAACGTCGTACTGCATTAGGACTACGTTGGTTAGTAAATTATTCACGTCTTCGCGGAGAAAAAACAATGGAAGAGCGTTTAGCTGCTGAAATTATGGATGCTAGTAACAATACTGGTGCTTCAGTGAAGAAACGTGAAGATACTCATAAAATGGCGGAAGCAAATAAAGCATTTGCTCACTATCGCTGGTAA
- the rpsL gene encoding 30S ribosomal protein S12, with the protein MPTINQLVRKGRQAKVVKSTSPALQKGYNALRREETNLSAPQKRGVCTRVGTMTPKKPNSALRKYARVRLTNRIEVTAYIPGIGHNLQEHSVVLVRGGRVKDLPGVRYHIVRGALDTAGVNDRKQGRSKYGAKRPKS; encoded by the coding sequence ATGCCAACAATTAATCAGTTAGTAAGAAAAGGACGTCAAGCAAAAGTTGTTAAATCAACTTCACCTGCTTTACAAAAAGGGTATAATGCGCTAAGAAGAGAAGAAACTAATCTAAGTGCACCTCAAAAACGTGGAGTTTGTACACGTGTGGGGACGATGACGCCGAAAAAACCAAACTCAGCTTTGAGAAAGTATGCTCGTGTACGTTTAACAAATCGTATTGAGGTTACTGCTTATATACCAGGTATTGGTCATAACTTACAGGAGCACAGTGTTGTTTTAGTGCGCGGTGGTAGAGTTAAAGATCTTCCTGGGGTTCGTTATCACATCGTTCGTGGTGCTTTAGATACTGCAGGTGTTAACGATCGTAAACAGGGAAGATCAAAATACGGTGCTAAAAGACCGAAATCATAA
- a CDS encoding 50S ribosomal protein L7ae-like protein produces the protein MSYEKVTQANRLSIGTKQTLKVVERGSATEVYVAKDADPKVTTKVIMLCKNMNVNIIYVDSMKQLGKACGIEVGAAVAAVIND, from the coding sequence ATGTCTTATGAAAAAGTAACGCAGGCTAATCGTTTATCGATAGGCACAAAGCAGACTTTAAAAGTGGTCGAACGTGGCAGTGCCACAGAAGTATACGTAGCGAAAGATGCAGATCCAAAAGTGACGACCAAAGTAATTATGCTTTGTAAGAATATGAACGTTAACATCATTTATGTAGACTCAATGAAACAGCTTGGGAAAGCATGTGGAATTGAAGTTGGAGCTGCTGTAGCAGCTGTTATAAACGACTAA